In Anser cygnoides isolate HZ-2024a breed goose chromosome Z, Taihu_goose_T2T_genome, whole genome shotgun sequence, a genomic segment contains:
- the HACD4 gene encoding very-long-chain (3R)-3-hydroxyacyl-CoA dehydratase 4, translated as MNTYLFVYDLMQFCGHSWIFTNMIIRFMSFGKDSLADTFYSIGLVMRLCQLLSVLEILHILIGIDKSRFFPRFLQITERIIVLFVVINSQEEVQGKYIVCVLFFLWNLLDVVRYTYNMLARTGIYYLPLTWLNFSLCILLYPLSVLAKAFAIYVSLPYFETFGTYSIKLPLPFAFSIYFPYVLKMYLLVLFIGMCFIMQNLFSERKAHLGTGNIKKKRS; from the exons ATGAACACCTATCTCTTTGTGTATGACTTAATGCAGTTCTGTGGACATTCCTGGATATTTACAAATATGATCATCAGGTTCATGTCATTTGGAAAAG ATTCATTGGCCGACACGTTTTACTCCATAGGACTTGTGATGCGCCTTTGTCAGTTGTTGTCTGTTCTGGAGATCCTGCACATCCTCATCGGCATTGATAAAAGCCGTTTCTTCCCCAGGTTTTTGCAG atcACTGagagaataattgttttatttgtcGTGATCAACAGTCAGGAAGAAGTTCAAGGGAAATacattgtgtgtgttttgtttttcctttggaatttATTAGATGTGGTCAG GTACACTTACAACATGTTAGCAAGGACAGGAATATACTACCTACCACTGACATGGCTGAACTTCTCACTGTGCATCCTGCTCTATCCCCTTTCAGTTCTGGCTAAAG CATTTGCAATCTATGTATCGCTGCCTTATTTTGAAACCTTTGGCACATACTCCATCAAGCTACCATTACCATTCGCCTTCTCAATCTACTTCCCCTATGTTCTGAAAATGTACCTGCTAGTACTGTTTATAG GTATGTGCTTTATCATGCAGAACCTCTTCTCAGAAAGGAAGGCTCACCTAGGGACTGGcaacatcaaaaagaaaagaagctaa